The sequence TGCTGCTGGCGGCCCGCCGCGCCGACGAACTCGACGAGCAGGTCGCCGCGGTGCGGGCCGCCGGCGCCACCGCCGTCGCCGTCCGCGAGTTCGACGCCGACGACCTGGCGTCACACGGCCCGCTGGTGGAGTCGATCGTCGCCGAGCACGGCCCGATCGGCACCGCGGTGCTGGCGTTCGGCATCCTCGGCGACCAGGCGCTCGCCGAGAAGGACCCGGCCCACGCGGTGGCGATCGGGCACACCGACTACATCGCGCAGATCAGCCTGCTGACGGTGCTCGCCGCCACCATGCGCTCGGCCGGGTCCGGGGCCATCGTCGTGTTCTCGTCGGTCGCCGGGGTGCGGGTGCGACGGGCCAACTACGTGTACGGCTCGGCCAAAGCGGGGCTGGACGGGTTCTGCAGCGGCCTGGCCGACGCGCTGCACGGCTCGGGTGTGCGCCTGCTGACCGTGCGGCCCGGGTTCGTGGTCGGCCGGATGACCGAGGGCATGGAACCCGCGCCGTTCGCCAGCACCCCGGCCCAGGTCGCGGCGGCCACGGCACGCGCGCTGGCCAAGGGCCGCCGCACGGTGTGGGTGCCCGCGATCCTGCGGCCGGTGTTCGCCGTGATGCGGTTGCTGCCGCAGTTCGTGTGGCGGAGGTTGCCGCGGTGATCGTCGTCGTCGGCATCGGCGCGGACGGCATGGCCGGCCTGACGCCCGCGGCACGAGCCGAATTAGCCAGGGCCACAGTCGTTTACGGGTCGCCGCGCCAGCTGGGCCTGCTCGACCACACGGTGACCGCGGAGCGGCGCGAGTGGCCGTCGCCGATGATGCCCGCCCTGCGCACGCTGCTCGACGACGTCGACGGCGACGTGCACGTTGTGGCCAGCGGCGACCCGCTGCTGCACGGGGTCGGCAGCACGCTGATCCGGCTGCACGGGGCGGATCGCGTCACCGTGCTGCCGCACGTGTCGTCGGTGACGCTGGCGTGCGCGCGGCTGGGGTGGCCGGTGCAGGACACCGAGGTGATCAGCCTCGTCACGAGCGAACCCCACACCGCGGTGCGGCGCGGAGGCGCGGCGGTGGTGTTGTCGCGCGACGGCGGATGCCCCGCGGCCCTGGCGCGATTGCTCACCGACACCGGACGCGGCGACTCGGAGATGACTGTGCTCGAACAACTCGGCGGGCCGGCCGAGCGGCTCCGCTCGGCGACCGCACGGCAATGGGCCGCGCACCCGCCGCAGGACGTGGACGACCTCAATGTGATTGCGGTGCACTATCTTCCCGACGCGCGGCAGTTCGGCGTGCTGCCCGACGACGCCTACGCAAACGACGGACAGATCACCAAACAACCGATGCGCGCGATCACGCTGGCGGCGCTGGCGCCGAGGCCGGGGGAGTTGCTCTGGGATGTCGGCGCCGGATCGGGCAGCATCGCGATCGAGTGGTGTCGCAGCGGAGCCGGTTGCCGGGCAGTGGCCTTCGAACGCGACGAACGGCGGCGCAAGCGCATCACCGAGAACGCCGCCGCGTTCGGGGTCGACGTCGACGTGCACTTCGACGCGCCGGACGCGTTCGCCTTCGTACCCGCCCCGGCGGCGATCTTCATCGGCGGCGGGCTCACCCAGGGTGGCCTGCTGGACGCCTGCTACGAGCGGCTGCCGGTCGGCGGCCGGCTGGTGGCCAACGCGGTGACCGCGGAATCGGAGGCGCTCCTGGTGCCGTGGTACTGCCGGCTCGGCGGCGAGCTGCGGCGCTACCAGACCTACCGCGGTGAGCCGCTGGGCGGATACACGGGGTGGCGGCCCGCCTTTCCTGTCACGCAGTGGTCGGTGACCAAGCGATGACCGTCTACTTCATCGGCGCGGGCCCCGGCGCTGCGGATCTGATCACGGTGCGGGGCCAACGGCTGCTGAGCCGTTGCCCGGTCTGCCTGTACGCCGGCTCGATCATGCCCGAAGACCTGCTGGCGCTGTGTCCTTCGGACGCCCGGATCGTCGACACCGGGCCGCTGACGCTGGAGGAGATCGTCACCGAACTCGCCGACGCCGACGCCGCGGGTAAAGACGTGGCGCGGCTGCACTCGGGTGACCCGTCGATCTACAGTGCGCTGGCCGAGCAGTGCCGCCGCCTTGACGCGTTGGGCATCGGCTACGAGATCGTGCCCGGGGTGCCCGCGTTCGCCGCGGCGGCCGCCGCGCTGGGCCGTGAGCTGACGGTTCCCGGTGTCGCCCAAACCGTCACGTTGACCCGGGTGGCGACGCTGTCGACCGCGATGCCGCCGGGCGAGGACCTGCGGACGCTGTCGACGTCGGGTGCGACGCTGGTGCTGCACCTGGCCGCGGCGCAGGTCGACACGATCGTGCCGGAGCTGCTGGCCGGCGGATATCGGCCCGAAACACCCTGCGCGGTAGTGGCGTTCGCCTCCTGGCCGCAACAGCAGGTGGTCCGGTGCACGCTCGGTGAGTTGGCCGAGCGCACGCACGAGACAGGGATCAGCCGCACCGCGGTCATCGTGGTCGGCGACGTGCTCGGCGCCGAAGGGTTCGCCGATAGCTATCTGTACTCGTCGGGTCGGGTGCGCAGGGGGCGGCACTGATGCGAATTCTGTTGCTGGGCGGGACGTCGGAGGCTCGCGCGCTGGCGGCGAAGCTGCATCCCGACGTCGAGGTGATCAGCTCGTTGGCCGGCCGGGTACCCGATCCCGCGCTGCCGGTCGGGCAGGTGCGGATCGGCGGGTTCGGCGGGGTCGAGGGGCTGCGGCGCTGGCTGCGTGACAACACCGTCGACGCCGTCGTCGACGCCACCCATCCGTACGCAGCGACCATGACCGCACACGCCGCCCAGGTGTGCGCCGAACTCGGGGTGCCGCATCTGCTGCTGGCCCGCCCCGCCTGGGATCCCGGTGACGCGATCCTGGTGAATTCGGACACGCAGGCCGCTAAAGCTGTTGCTGACCAAGGCTTTTCGCGAGTTTTCCTGACGACCGGGCGATCCGGTATCGGGGCGTTCGCTCAGCTTGACGCGTGGTTTCTGATCCGTGCCGTCACCCTGCCCGAGGCGGCGGAGCTTCCGCGCAGGCACGAGGTGCTGCTGTCGCGCGGTCCGTACCGCTACGACGACGAGCTGCGGCTGCTGCGTGAGCACCGCATCGACGCGCTGGTGACCAAGAACAGCGGCGGGCAGATGACCCGGCCGAAGCTGGATGCCGCTGCGGCCCTCGGTGTCGTGGTGGTGATGGTCGATCGTCCGCCGCTGCCCGCGGGGGTGAGCACGGTGGACTCCGTCGACGACGCGGCCGCGTGGGTCGGGTCGACGGTCAGGCCGTGATCAGCGCGAGCGTGTCGAGCTCGCGAATGGCCTGACAGCCTCGGCTCAGCATGGTCAGGATCATCTCGTCGCCCCGTTCGGTCGACGAGGCGAACGCATATCCCAGCGCGGTGAGCACGGGGGCCTGTACCGCGCCCAACCGGTAGTCGCGCCAACAGGTGTCGAGGCCGTAGTGCGTGACGCCGTGACCGGTCAGCGCCTCGTGGTAGCGGCGCACCAGGTCTTCTTCGATGGTCGACCGGACCTCGGGGAGCAGGCTGGTCGCGGTGAAGTACGCGAGGTCGCGCGCGGGCAACCCGATCCCGACGGTCTGCCAGTCCACCACGCTGATGCGTTTGTGGTCGGGGTCGAACAGCATGTTGTCCAGTCGGTAGTCCCCATGCATGACCGCGAACCGGTCCGGTTCCGCCATCAGCCACGGGGTCACCAACGCCATTGCGGAGGTGAGGGTTTCGCGGTCTCCGGCGCTCATCGCGTGGCCGAGTTTGTCGATCGTGATCTCGGCGGCCATCCGGCACACCTCACCCATCCCGGCGGCTGCGGCCTCGTCGCCCGGTTTGGGCATCGCGATCCCCGACAGCTGCATCCAGGAGCCGTCGCACCAGGTCGGGCCGTGCAGGCCGGCGAGCGCCTCGACCGCCAACCGGGCCTCCTGCTCGGAGCACCCGGCGATCTGGTCGCCCTGCACCGCGGGCGCCATGTCGGCGAGGATCAGAACGAAATCGGTTCCGTCCTCGGTGATGTCGCTGTGAAAGCAGACGGGGACCGGGATGGCCACTTTGTCGGCGACGTCGGTGTAGAACTCGACCTCCGAGCGGTAGCCGAGCGCGACGCGTTCGCGCACGGCGTCGTCCTGGGCCGGCAGCTTGATCGCGAACGTCTTGGGCAGCGCGGTCTGCTCGGTCGCGTAGGTCACCGTCACCCGGTAGGTGGCGCCGGTCTGGCCGGTGCCGATCGGGGCCACGTCGACGGCCGCCACGTCGACGCCGAGCGTCGTACCGAGCCAGTCGGGCGTTACATTTTCGGGTCCACGTGGAATGCCGGTCACGCGCCGAACATTAACACCTCGCGGCGTGTCAGCCGGTCAGAGCCGTGCCAGCCGCAGCCGCCAGGCCTCGGGCCCGCGTTCGAGGTACTCCACCGCGATCCGGCCCGAGGTGCGCTCGTGCAGCTGGTGCAGCAGCGGGATCGGGTCGTGGTGCGCGACCAGCACCATGCTGGAGCCGACCGGAACCGCGTCGAACGCGCCGAACACCGTGGCATGGCGGATCGAGTGCGGCACCTCGCGCACGTCGAGCACCGGCTCCTCGTCGTCGTGCTCGCAGCCGCACTTGTGCCCGCCCTCGGCGCCGTGGTGTCCGCCGAGCAGTTCGTGCATGCCATCGAGGGCCTCGGCCAGCGACACGTCGGGGTCGGCGGCCACGATGGGCAGGATCCGCTCGTTCTCGTCGACGAGGTGGGCCTCGAACAGCACCCGCAGCGCATCACCGGCCGCCGCGGCACGCACCGGGGACGTCTCGGTGCGGATGCGATCCACCAGGCCGGCGATGATGCGGTGTACGGCGATCATCGCCTCGATCAGCGGCCTGGCCCGCTCCGTGCGGGCGGCGGCCGGGTACAGGCGGTCCTCCTCGGCGGCGGCGTGGGGCAGCAGCTCGCCGGTGAGGAACTGGACTGCGGCCGCGCGCGCGGGCTCGAAGTCGGTGCCGCGCTCGGCGGCGGTCAGCATCGTCTCGGTGAGCGCCTGCAGATGTCCGGCCAGCTCAGCGTGATGGTTCTTGACCGTTTCGGCCGCCTCTGCATCGGCAGACGTGGACGCGACGATCACCTCATTGACGGTCATGGTGTGTTCCTTTCCGCGGTACTGGTCCGACACCCAGCAATTTACTACAATAATTTCCGTGGTAAATAGCGCGTCGCCTTTGGGTCCCGCCCCGGCTCCACCGGCCGCCGGCCAGGTGCCGCTGTCCGGGCAACGGTTGCGGGTGCTCGAGTACGTGCGCGCGCACGCGCCGGTGCGGACCAGCGACGCGGCCGCCACCCTCGGGTTGCACAGCAACACCGTTCGGGAACACCTCGACGCGCTCGTCGACCTCGGCCTCGTCGAGCGTGCCACCGAACCCGCCGTCGGACGCGGGCGGCCGGCCGCGTTGTATCGGCCCTCACCCGCCGACCCCACCCTGCTGGCCCGCGATTACGCGGGCCTCGCCACTGCGCTGGCCGGGCATCTCGCCCGCACCAGCGCCGATCCGGAGCGCGACGCCCGCGCGGCCGGCGTGGAGTGGGGACGCGAGCTGATCGAGGGGTCCGCCCGCTCCGACGGTGACCAGCGAAAGGCCGTGCTCGACGCGTTGACCAGGCTCGGCTTCGCGCCCGAGGACGAAGGTGCCGAGCGGGGGGTGGCCCTGCGCCGCTGTCCGCTGCTCGACGCCGCCCGCCGCTATCCGGCGGTCGTCTGCCAGGTCCACCTCGGCATCGTCGAGGGACTGTTGCAGAGCATCGACGCGCCCACCGGTCCCGGTCTCGATCTGATTCCGTTCGCCGAACCCGGTGCCTGCCGATTGTTCCTGCCGGATCCGGTGGTGAGACCCCGTGACTGAGAACCGAATCCCACCCCGGGCGCTGCTGCTGGTGCCCGGGGGTTTCGCGCTGCTCGCGGGCTTGGACGCCGCGCTGTTGCGCCTCGGGTTGCCCGCGCCGGTCGACACGACCCGGCTGGCCGACGTGCACGGCGTCGTGTTGGTGCTCGGCTTCGTCGGCACGCTGATCGCCGTGGAACGCGCCGTCGCGGCGGGCCGGCGATGGTGTTACGCCGCCCCGGCCCTGTTGGGTCTGGGCGCGATCCTGCTCGTCAGCCCGGCGCCGCGACACCTCGCCGATGTCGCGCTCTTGGCGGGGGCCGCCCTGCTGGTGGCGGTCTACGTGCCGCTGTGGCAACGCAGCTGGGACACGGCCGTGCTGGTGCAGGCCGCGGGGGCGGTGCTGGCGACGGGTGCGGCGCTGCTGTGGGCGGCCGGGCTGCCGGTGTCCGAGCTGCTGGGCTGGTTGGTCGGGTTCCTCATCCTGACCATCGCGGGCGAGCGCCTCGAGCTGGCGCGGGTGGCGATGGCGGGGACGTCCGCAGAACTGTTGCTCGGTGCGGCGACGGCGGCGATGGTGCTCGGGGCGCTGGCGCAACTACTCTGGCCGACAGTCGGTTTCACGTTGCTGGGCGCCGCTGTCCTGGGCATCACCTGCTGGCTCTTTCGGTTCGACGTCGCCAGGCGCACTGTCCACACGACCGGGCTCACCCGCTACACGGCGGTGTGCCTGCTGGCCGGCTACGCGTGGTTGACGGTGCCCGGGCTGGCATGGCTGCTGATCGGCCCGGTGCGCTCGGGTGCCGGCTACGACGCGGTCGTGCACGCGGTGATGCTCGGGTTCGTGCTGTCGATGATCATGGCGCACGCACCGGTCATCCTGCCCGCGGTGTTGCGCCGGCCGCTGCCCTACATCCCGTGGATGTACGGTCCCGTTGTCCTGCTGCACGTTTCGCTGCTGCTGCGGGTCGTCATCGGCGACGGGCGCGACGTGCCGTGGGCGCTACAGGCCGGCGGCGTGCTCAACATCGTGGCCGTGCTCGCCTTCGCCGCGGTCGCCGTCTACTCGGCGTCACGCCGCCGAATCGAGGTGCCCGCATGAACCGCAGTCGGTGGCATCTGCGCGTCGGAGCGATCGTATTCGCCTGGCTGACAGCACTTGTCGCGGTCGCACTGGTACACCGTTCGGTGCCGATCTCCGGCTGGCTGCTGGTCCACCTCCTGGGCCTGGGCGCGGCGGGCAACGCGATCCTGATCTGGAGTCGTCATTTCAGCGATGCCCTGCTGCGTCGGCCGCCCGACCCGTCGCGAGCCGGACAGGCCTGGCGCATCGCGGCGTTCAACGCCGGCGCGGTCGCGGTGGTGACCGGCATGCTCGTCGGCTTCTGGCCCGCGGTGCTGGCCGGTGGTGTCGCGGTGGCCGCCGTCGCGCTGGCCCACGCCGTCACGTTGATCCGGCAACTGCGCGCCGCGCTGCCGTCCCGCTTCGGTGACACCGTGCGCTATTACGTCGCCGCGGCGGCGCTGCTCGCGGTCGGTGCCGGGCTCGGTATCGCGATGGCCAACGCGGGCCTGCCGGGGGCCATCCACGAGCGGATCGTCATCGCCCATGCGGCGATCAACGTGTTCGGGTTCGTCGGGCTTTCGGTGCTCGGCACGCTGGTCACGCTGTGGCCGACGATGCTGCGCACCAGGATGGCCGACGGCGTCGAGGTGGCTGCCCGCCGCGGATTGCCCGCTCTGGTGGGCGGATTGGGTGTGGCGGCGTCGGGAGCGGTGCTCGGGTCGCCGGTGCTGACTGCGGCGGGCGCGCTCGGCTACCTCCTTGCGGCCGGTTATGTGCTGCGCCCCCACCTCGACGAGGTGCGCCGTAAACGGCCCAGCACGTTCGCGACGCTGTCGGTGCTCTGCGGTGTCGTCTGGCTGCTGGGTTCGCTGAGCTACGCCGTCGTCGCCTTCGCCACCGCACCGACCTGGGCTGCGGTGTTGGATCGGGCCGGCTTGCTGACCGCGCCCGTGCTGGCAGGGTTCCTGGTGCAGGTCCTGCTGGGCTCGCTGTCGTATCTGATCACGATCGTGGTCGGCGGGCGCGCCGCCGCGATCGCGGCGACCGCCGAGCTCGAACGCGGTGCGCCGTGGCGGCTGGCGGTGGCCAACTTCGCGCTGCTGCTGTGCGTGGTGCCGACGCCGAGCCTGGTGCGCGTCGCCGCGTCGGTGCTGGTGCTGGTGGCATACGCCGCGTTCCTGCCGCTGCTGGTGCGCGCGGTGTGGCAGGCGCGCAAGTACCGCGACACCCCGTCGACACCGGGACCGCCGCCCTCCGGCCCGCCGGTACGACATCGGCTCGGGGTCGCCGCCGCCGGGCTGGGCGTGGTGGTGCTGACGGCCGCCGCCGCGGTCGCCGTCGACCCGGCCGCCGTCGGAATCGCCGACGTCCCACAGTCATCGGTGGCCGCCACCGGACAGACCACCGAGGTCGAGGTGCACATCGAGGGAATGCGCTACGTGCCCGACGCCATCGAGGTGCCCGCGGGAAACCGGTTGGTGGTCACGCTGGTCAACACCGGGTCCGACCGCCACGATCTGGTGCTGGCCAACGGAACTCGCACCGGCCGCATCGCGCCCGGGGAGACGGCCGTGCTCGACGCCGGCGTGGTCGGGTCCGACCTGGACGGCTGGTGCTCGGTGGCGGGGCACCGCCAGATGGGCATGACCATGGCGGTGCGGGCGGTCGGCGCCGCGGCGCCCGCCACGCATCTCGGCCACCACGACCAGGTGGCCGCCGAATCGTTCACCGCCGACGACGTCGCCCGCAGCCTGGCCGCGCGGCCAGAGGACGGCTTCGCGCCGCACACCGCCGCGCTGGCGGCCGCGGCGCCCCACCACCGCATCACCCTGCCCGTCACCGAGACCGAGCACGAGGTGTCGCCGGGAATCACCCAGCGGCTGTGGACATTCGGCGGCTCGGCGCCGGGCCCGACGTTGCGGGGCAAGGTCGGCGACGTCTTCGAGATCACCCTCGTCAACGACGGCACCATCGGCCATTCGATCGACTTCCACGCCGGGGCGCTGGCCCCCGACGTGCCGATGCGCACCATCCAACCCGGCGAACGCCTGGTCTACCGGTTCACCGCGACCAAGGCGGGGGTGTGGCTGTATCACTGCTCGACGATGCCGATGTCGGTGCACATCGCCAACGGCATGTTCGGCGCGGTGGTCATCGACCCGCCGGACCTGGCGCCGGTCGACCGCGAATATCTGCTCGTGCAGTCCGAGTTCTACCTCGGCCCGCCCGGCGGCGAAGTCGACGCCGCCAAGGTCGCCGCCGACCGACCCGACCTCGTGGTCTTCAACGGCTACGCCAACCAGTACGACCACGCGCCACTGACCGCGGCCGTGGGGGAGCGGGTGCGGATCTGGGTGCTGGCCGCAGGGCCCAACCGCGGCACTTCCTTTCACGTCGTCGGCGGGCAGTTCGACACCGTATGGGCAGAAGGCGACTACCGGCTGCGGCCCGGTCCCGGCGGCGCGCAGACGCTCGGATTGTCAGCGGCCCAAGGCGGATTCGTCGAGCTGGGCTTCGACGAGCCCGGGCACTACCCGTTCGTGACCCACGCGATGGTCGACGCCGAACGCGGCGCGCACGGAATCATCACGGTGGCCCCTGCCGAGGGGTAGCGCGCCACCCGCCGAAACTGCGCACAGATCGCGATTTCCGCTCGATTCGCGATCTGTGCGCAGTCTCGACGGCGGAACGGGCCTCAGGAGGGGTAGCGGCGCGGGGTGAACACCCGGTCGCCGTACCACTGGGTCTGCGACGACCCGATGATCAACAGGCAGCGCATGTCGACGTCGGCCGGGTTCAGGTCGGCCAGCCGCACCACTTTGACCTGTTCGGCCGGCCCGGACACGTCGCGGCCGATCACCACTGGGGTGCCGGGATCGCGGTGCTCGAGCAGCAGATCGCGCATCGCGCCGACCTGCCAAACGCGGCTCTTCGAGGCCGGGTTGTAGACGGCCAGCACCAGGTCGGCCGCGGCCGCGGCGGTCAACCGCGCAGCGATCACCTCCCACGGCTTAAGCCGGTCCGACAGCGAGATCACCGCGTAGTCGTGGC comes from Mycolicibacterium pulveris and encodes:
- a CDS encoding phosphotransferase family protein, whose product is MTGIPRGPENVTPDWLGTTLGVDVAAVDVAPIGTGQTGATYRVTVTYATEQTALPKTFAIKLPAQDDAVRERVALGYRSEVEFYTDVADKVAIPVPVCFHSDITEDGTDFVLILADMAPAVQGDQIAGCSEQEARLAVEALAGLHGPTWCDGSWMQLSGIAMPKPGDEAAAAGMGEVCRMAAEITIDKLGHAMSAGDRETLTSAMALVTPWLMAEPDRFAVMHGDYRLDNMLFDPDHKRISVVDWQTVGIGLPARDLAYFTATSLLPEVRSTIEEDLVRRYHEALTGHGVTHYGLDTCWRDYRLGAVQAPVLTALGYAFASSTERGDEMILTMLSRGCQAIRELDTLALITA
- a CDS encoding SDR family NAD(P)-dependent oxidoreductase; this encodes MKDTADTRAALVVVFGGRSEIGLELATRLAPGARVLLAARRADELDEQVAAVRAAGATAVAVREFDADDLASHGPLVESIVAEHGPIGTAVLAFGILGDQALAEKDPAHAVAIGHTDYIAQISLLTVLAATMRSAGSGAIVVFSSVAGVRVRRANYVYGSAKAGLDGFCSGLADALHGSGVRLLTVRPGFVVGRMTEGMEPAPFASTPAQVAAATARALAKGRRTVWVPAILRPVFAVMRLLPQFVWRRLPR
- a CDS encoding multicopper oxidase domain-containing protein; the protein is MNRSRWHLRVGAIVFAWLTALVAVALVHRSVPISGWLLVHLLGLGAAGNAILIWSRHFSDALLRRPPDPSRAGQAWRIAAFNAGAVAVVTGMLVGFWPAVLAGGVAVAAVALAHAVTLIRQLRAALPSRFGDTVRYYVAAAALLAVGAGLGIAMANAGLPGAIHERIVIAHAAINVFGFVGLSVLGTLVTLWPTMLRTRMADGVEVAARRGLPALVGGLGVAASGAVLGSPVLTAAGALGYLLAAGYVLRPHLDEVRRKRPSTFATLSVLCGVVWLLGSLSYAVVAFATAPTWAAVLDRAGLLTAPVLAGFLVQVLLGSLSYLITIVVGGRAAAIAATAELERGAPWRLAVANFALLLCVVPTPSLVRVAASVLVLVAYAAFLPLLVRAVWQARKYRDTPSTPGPPPSGPPVRHRLGVAAAGLGVVVLTAAAAVAVDPAAVGIADVPQSSVAATGQTTEVEVHIEGMRYVPDAIEVPAGNRLVVTLVNTGSDRHDLVLANGTRTGRIAPGETAVLDAGVVGSDLDGWCSVAGHRQMGMTMAVRAVGAAAPATHLGHHDQVAAESFTADDVARSLAARPEDGFAPHTAALAAAAPHHRITLPVTETEHEVSPGITQRLWTFGGSAPGPTLRGKVGDVFEITLVNDGTIGHSIDFHAGALAPDVPMRTIQPGERLVYRFTATKAGVWLYHCSTMPMSVHIANGMFGAVVIDPPDLAPVDREYLLVQSEFYLGPPGGEVDAAKVAADRPDLVVFNGYANQYDHAPLTAAVGERVRIWVLAAGPNRGTSFHVVGGQFDTVWAEGDYRLRPGPGGAQTLGLSAAQGGFVELGFDEPGHYPFVTHAMVDAERGAHGIITVAPAEG
- the cobM gene encoding precorrin-4 C(11)-methyltransferase; the encoded protein is MTVYFIGAGPGAADLITVRGQRLLSRCPVCLYAGSIMPEDLLALCPSDARIVDTGPLTLEEIVTELADADAAGKDVARLHSGDPSIYSALAEQCRRLDALGIGYEIVPGVPAFAAAAAALGRELTVPGVAQTVTLTRVATLSTAMPPGEDLRTLSTSGATLVLHLAAAQVDTIVPELLAGGYRPETPCAVVAFASWPQQQVVRCTLGELAERTHETGISRTAVIVVGDVLGAEGFADSYLYSSGRVRRGRH
- the cbiE gene encoding precorrin-6y C5,15-methyltransferase (decarboxylating) subunit CbiE, giving the protein MIVVVGIGADGMAGLTPAARAELARATVVYGSPRQLGLLDHTVTAERREWPSPMMPALRTLLDDVDGDVHVVASGDPLLHGVGSTLIRLHGADRVTVLPHVSSVTLACARLGWPVQDTEVISLVTSEPHTAVRRGGAAVVLSRDGGCPAALARLLTDTGRGDSEMTVLEQLGGPAERLRSATARQWAAHPPQDVDDLNVIAVHYLPDARQFGVLPDDAYANDGQITKQPMRAITLAALAPRPGELLWDVGAGSGSIAIEWCRSGAGCRAVAFERDERRRKRITENAAAFGVDVDVHFDAPDAFAFVPAPAAIFIGGGLTQGGLLDACYERLPVGGRLVANAVTAESEALLVPWYCRLGGELRRYQTYRGEPLGGYTGWRPAFPVTQWSVTKR
- a CDS encoding cobalt-precorrin-6A reductase, yielding MRILLLGGTSEARALAAKLHPDVEVISSLAGRVPDPALPVGQVRIGGFGGVEGLRRWLRDNTVDAVVDATHPYAATMTAHAAQVCAELGVPHLLLARPAWDPGDAILVNSDTQAAKAVADQGFSRVFLTTGRSGIGAFAQLDAWFLIRAVTLPEAAELPRRHEVLLSRGPYRYDDELRLLREHRIDALVTKNSGGQMTRPKLDAAAALGVVVVMVDRPPLPAGVSTVDSVDDAAAWVGSTVRP
- a CDS encoding helix-turn-helix transcriptional regulator, coding for MVNSASPLGPAPAPPAAGQVPLSGQRLRVLEYVRAHAPVRTSDAAATLGLHSNTVREHLDALVDLGLVERATEPAVGRGRPAALYRPSPADPTLLARDYAGLATALAGHLARTSADPERDARAAGVEWGRELIEGSARSDGDQRKAVLDALTRLGFAPEDEGAERGVALRRCPLLDAARRYPAVVCQVHLGIVEGLLQSIDAPTGPGLDLIPFAEPGACRLFLPDPVVRPRD
- a CDS encoding DUF2249 domain-containing protein, whose amino-acid sequence is MTVNEVIVASTSADAEAAETVKNHHAELAGHLQALTETMLTAAERGTDFEPARAAAVQFLTGELLPHAAAEEDRLYPAAARTERARPLIEAMIAVHRIIAGLVDRIRTETSPVRAAAAGDALRVLFEAHLVDENERILPIVAADPDVSLAEALDGMHELLGGHHGAEGGHKCGCEHDDEEPVLDVREVPHSIRHATVFGAFDAVPVGSSMVLVAHHDPIPLLHQLHERTSGRIAVEYLERGPEAWRLRLARL